The following is a genomic window from Desulforhopalus sp..
CTCCTTCTGGGGCCTGGACCTGCTCGCGGGAACCGACCTATCCAGCCAGGCCAGCGGGCTGGACGAGGCCAAGGGCTTCTTTGAATCGCTCCAGGCCTACTCCTCGCCGGGTAAGCTGAAAAACTTCCGCTACAGCGCTCCCGAAGTGCTGGCCCACGAAAAGGCCGTGAAGGCCCTGGATGAGCTGGACGCCCTGCGCGAGTTCATCATGGACCACAGCCCGACGGCGTCCTGGCTCTCCACCGCCGAGGCGGTGCTGCCCGCCGAGCACGACTGGGTGGATCGCATGAAGACCACCCGGCAGGACGTGCTGGATGCCCTCAAGCAGGCCGACCTGACCGAGCTGGCCAGCCAGTCCCAGTCCATCGGGGCCAAGCTGCAAAAGCTGAAGAAGGATTACACCGTCGCCTACATCGGCCTGCACACCAAAGCCCGGCTGGGGGTGAACGACGACAAGCGCAAGGCAGGCCTGCTCAACGACCAGCGCCTGCAAACCCTGCTCAAACTGGCTGGCATCGACCTGATGCCCCGGCAGCAGCTCACCGATTACCAGAATCGCCTGGCCGGACTGAAAAGCTGCTTTGCCCTGACCGAGCAAAACCTCGACGCCTCGCCCATCTGCCCGCATTGCCAATTTCGGCCTGCGGCTGAAATTGGAGTTCTGGGTTCTGGGTTCGGAGTTTCTGGTTCGCAGCAACTCGATCAGATGGATGAACAGTTGGATCGGATTATCGAGCAGTGGACCAAAACTCTGCTGAACAACCTGGACGATCCGATGACGCAGGCCAATGTGAATGAGCTGCTGCATGAAGACGACAAGCAGATTGTTAAGGCGTTCATGGATTCAAAGGAACTGCCCGAACCGGTTGATGGCAATTTTGTGCAGACATTAAAAACCATCCTCGCTGGTTTGCAGAAGGTGTCGGTTAAGAAAGCCGATTTGCTGAAGATCGTCACCGACCTTGGACCATCTACGCCAAATGAAATCAAGCAAGCAGTCAGTGACTACGTGGACAGCCTGACTAAAGGCAAAGACCAGAACAAAGTCCGCATCGTACTGGAGTAATGCAATGAGCAGCTTTCAGCGATTCGAGGACATAGAAGCCTGGCAAAAGGCCCGGGAACTGACAAAGGCAATTTACGCCATGTCAAACGACGGCCAGTTTGCTCGTGATTTCGGCCTGCGCGACCAAATTCGCCGCGCTTCGGTCTCAATCATGTCCAACATCGCTGAAGGTTTCGGCAGAGGCGGTAACAAGGAGTTCATCCAGTTCTTATCCACCGCCAAAGGCTCAGCATCCGAAGTGCAAGCCCAACTCTACGTCGCCCTCGACGCTGGCTACATAAACCAAGATCAATTCCAAAAACTCTATTCGGAAACCGAAGCAACGGCGCGGATGATCGCTGGACTGTTGCGGTATTTACAGAACAGCGACTTCAAGGGAGCCAAGTACAAATGAAACAGGACGAGCTTTTCAACTCAGAACACAGAACCCAGAACACAGAACCGCAACCGGTCACCTGTCTCGGCATCGAATTCCCAAGTGATGAAGCGCGACGCCAACACTTCACCGAGCTACTACGCGACCGGTTGCGCAACCCGGAGTTCCGCAAGATCGAAGGCTTCCCTATCGGTAGCGATGAGGACATCCTGAACCTGAGCGATCCGCCTTACTACACCGCCTGCCCGAATCCGTGGATTGCCGAGTTCATCGCCGAGTGGGAGGCGCAAAAGCCGGAACAGCCTGAAGGCTATCACTATCACCGGGAACCCTTTGCGGCCGATGTAAGCGAGGGTAAAAACGACCCCATCTACAACGCGCACTCTTATCACACCAAGGTGCCGCACAAGGCCATCATGCGTTACATCCTCCACTATACGCAGCCGGGGGATATCGTATTCGACGGCTTCTGTGGAACCGGCATGACCGGTGTGGCTGCACAGATGTGTGGCGACTGTGAAGTGGTCATGTCTCTTGGGTATCAGGTGAAGCCGGACGGCACCATTTTGCAGGAAGAGACGAATGAAGATGGCAAAAAGGTTTGGCGGCCGTTTTCAAAAATGGGCGTCCGACGAGCTGTGATCAATGAACTCTCTCCTGCAGCTACTTCAATTGCGAATGGATACAATGTGTTGTCTGGATGTGATCCAGAGCTTTTTAAAAAGACCGTCGAGAAGCTCTTAAAGGATGCATCACAGGATATCGGATACCTGTATGAAACTAGATTGCCTTCAGGGGCTAAGGCAAAAATCGATTATGTAATATGGTCAGATGTCTTTGTCTGCAACAACTGCGCTGGGGAAATTGTTTTTTGGGATGAAGCAGTAGATTACGATGCAGCCAAAATCAAGTCCGAGTTTGATTGCCCAAATTGTGGAGCCCATCTTTCAAAAGCGAAGCTTGATCATGCCATAACTACACGGTTTGACAGTAAGCTAAATATCACCCGATCCGGCAATAAACAGGTGCCAGTCCTTATTGCTGCCAGCAATGGCCGACAGAAATTTACTAAGAGACCAGACTCTGATGATATTTCATTTCTGGATTCAATGGCAGGCATGGTCAATGACTACTGGTTTCCTACCAATCGGATGATGAATGCCGATGATGATATTCAGAAGTGGGGGGATAAGTGGAGAGCGGGAACCTCAAATTTTAGATTTGTTCACGAGCTTTACACCGATAGAAATAGCATTGTTCTAGGGTATATCTGGAAATGGATAAATCAGATCAAAAAGCCAGAGCTGCTGGCCGCATTACGATTTGCTTTCACTGCGACATGCATGCGCCATTCGTTGATGAATACTTTTCGATTTAACGTTTCATTCCCATCAAATGTAACACTTGGAACTTTGTATATCGCATCTCTCGCAAAAGAGACAAACTTTCTAGACCAATTCAAAAACAAGTGCTTACGCAGAATTTTGCCATTCCTGTCACATAAAGAGAATCAACGCCCAGTTGTCTCTTCACAGAGTTCAACCGATCTTAAGCAAATAGAGACTGCTTCAGTTGACTACCTTTTCATTGATCCACCATTCGGAGACAATCTCGCCTATTCTGAACTCAATTTTTCTTGGGAAGCATGGTTTGGTGTATTTACGAAACAAGCGAATGAGGCGGTTGTTAGCAAGCATCAGGCAAAAGACCTATCTGAATACAGGAGTTTAATGACTGGCTGCTTCGCTGAAGCAAATCGAATCTTGAAGCCTGGAAGATGGGTGACAGTTGAATTTTCTAACACAAAAGCATCAGTTTGGAACACCATTCAGACTGCTTTGGTGGAAGCAGGGTTCATCGTCGCCAACGTATCCGCTCTGGATAAAAAGCAAGGCAGCTTTAACGCCGTCACCAATACGACCTCGGTAAAACAGGACCTCGTAATCTCAGCCTACAAACCCAATGGCGGTTTTGAAGAACGCTTTCAGAAAGAGGCGCAAACCGAAGAAGGCGTGTGGGATTTTGTCCGCACGCACTTGAAGTATCTGCCGGTCACGAAGCAACAGGGGGCATTGCTACTGTTCATACCAGAACGTGACCCGCGCATCC
Proteins encoded in this region:
- a CDS encoding four helix bundle protein, yielding MSSFQRFEDIEAWQKARELTKAIYAMSNDGQFARDFGLRDQIRRASVSIMSNIAEGFGRGGNKEFIQFLSTAKGSASEVQAQLYVALDAGYINQDQFQKLYSETEATARMIAGLLRYLQNSDFKGAKYK
- a CDS encoding site-specific DNA-methyltransferase, encoding MKQDELFNSEHRTQNTEPQPVTCLGIEFPSDEARRQHFTELLRDRLRNPEFRKIEGFPIGSDEDILNLSDPPYYTACPNPWIAEFIAEWEAQKPEQPEGYHYHREPFAADVSEGKNDPIYNAHSYHTKVPHKAIMRYILHYTQPGDIVFDGFCGTGMTGVAAQMCGDCEVVMSLGYQVKPDGTILQEETNEDGKKVWRPFSKMGVRRAVINELSPAATSIANGYNVLSGCDPELFKKTVEKLLKDASQDIGYLYETRLPSGAKAKIDYVIWSDVFVCNNCAGEIVFWDEAVDYDAAKIKSEFDCPNCGAHLSKAKLDHAITTRFDSKLNITRSGNKQVPVLIAASNGRQKFTKRPDSDDISFLDSMAGMVNDYWFPTNRMMNADDDIQKWGDKWRAGTSNFRFVHELYTDRNSIVLGYIWKWINQIKKPELLAALRFAFTATCMRHSLMNTFRFNVSFPSNVTLGTLYIASLAKETNFLDQFKNKCLRRILPFLSHKENQRPVVSSQSSTDLKQIETASVDYLFIDPPFGDNLAYSELNFSWEAWFGVFTKQANEAVVSKHQAKDLSEYRSLMTGCFAEANRILKPGRWVTVEFSNTKASVWNTIQTALVEAGFIVANVSALDKKQGSFNAVTNTTSVKQDLVISAYKPNGGFEERFQKEAQTEEGVWDFVRTHLKYLPVTKQQGALLLFIPERDPRILFDQMIAFYVRKGYPVPISSQEFQVGLSQRFIERDGMFFLPDQVAEYDRKKMTSGELKQMSMFVSDEASAIQWLRQLIKEKPQTFSDINPQFMQQLGGWSKNEAQLDLRELLNQNFLCYDGKGPVPEQIHAYLSTNWKELRNLPKDDPALVTKARDRWYVPDPNKAGDLEKLREKALLKEFEEYKEVKKKLKVFRLEAVRAGFKKAWQERDYAVIVAVADKIPNNVLEEDPKLLMWYDQAVTRMGGE